A single Paenibacillus sp. FSL R5-0517 DNA region contains:
- the priA gene encoding primosomal protein N' translates to MEIAKVIVDVPVKDTDRPFDYLVPESMREWIEIGSRVGVPFGHRTVQGFVIDLVPRTGEETFKLKQIQELLDIVPPLSKDLVELAEWMSGRYASNRILSLQVMVPTALKGKAERYISLGDALDGQMAGAQPDDEVLFVWGEESTNEKVQQDIIRFVKSRGQVPLQQLSRKYPNHAALIKKLLLGGVLLESQAIKDKLNKKTMKSVDLAVDIAAAQEALASFPAKAQRQKEILAFLLEMKELLPMPMKEVLSTLQVSAATMKGLEEKGLIVTEDVEVFRDPYQGRKFQATEPLVLTDEQKHVYNNINGRLQEQRHGVFLLHGVTGSGKTEVYLQTIQQCIEQDRQAIVLVPEIALTPQMVERFKGRFGDQVAVMHSRLSGGERYDEWRKIREGQVKVAIGARSAVFAPFSRLGLIIMDEEHETSYKQEETPKYHARDVAVKRAQQHQAVVVLGSATPSLESYYAARSQSNDDFAPLLLEMPTRALGNKLPEVRIVDMREELKDGNRSMFSRALHKGLEERLERGEQTVLLLNRRGYSTFVMCRSCGYVAGCPECDISLTYHQRSNNLRCHYCGYAEAAPEVCPDCGSEHIRYFGTGTQRVEEELAKLFPGIRVIRMDVDTTTEKGAHEKLLKQFREKKADVLLGTQMVAKGLDFPDVTLVGVITADSALNLPDFRAAEKTFQLLTQVAGRAGRHQLPGEVFVQSYTPEHYSIGHASKHDYVSFVREELLHRRNLQYPPYCRLILVTFSHEQLPVLIRLAENYTRILKEKANAAGWLGSLDRFSNEAFDVLGPVASPIPRIKNRYRFQCMIKWRGDVDAIGLALATARRMDDDVQAQKLLISLDVDPQMLM, encoded by the coding sequence ATGGAGATTGCCAAGGTCATTGTCGATGTTCCCGTGAAGGATACAGACCGGCCGTTTGATTACCTGGTACCTGAATCGATGAGGGAATGGATCGAGATTGGCAGCCGGGTGGGTGTACCTTTTGGACATCGGACGGTGCAGGGATTCGTGATTGATCTTGTGCCGCGTACCGGAGAGGAAACATTCAAGCTCAAGCAGATTCAGGAGTTACTGGACATTGTCCCCCCATTGTCAAAGGATTTGGTGGAGTTGGCTGAATGGATGAGTGGGCGTTATGCCAGTAACCGGATTCTGTCTTTGCAGGTCATGGTACCGACCGCATTGAAAGGAAAAGCAGAGCGATACATCTCGCTGGGAGATGCACTTGATGGACAGATGGCGGGTGCACAACCGGATGATGAGGTGTTATTTGTTTGGGGAGAAGAGTCTACGAACGAGAAAGTGCAGCAGGATATCATCCGTTTTGTCAAAAGTCGGGGTCAGGTACCGTTGCAACAATTGAGTCGAAAATATCCCAATCATGCTGCACTAATTAAGAAACTATTACTTGGTGGTGTGCTGCTTGAGAGTCAGGCGATCAAGGACAAGCTGAATAAAAAAACAATGAAATCCGTTGATCTGGCTGTAGATATTGCTGCTGCTCAGGAAGCACTTGCTTCATTCCCGGCGAAAGCACAGCGGCAGAAGGAGATTCTGGCTTTTTTGCTGGAAATGAAAGAGCTGCTGCCCATGCCGATGAAAGAAGTGTTATCCACACTGCAGGTATCGGCGGCGACGATGAAGGGACTTGAGGAAAAGGGATTAATCGTCACCGAGGACGTAGAGGTCTTTCGTGACCCTTATCAGGGCAGGAAGTTCCAAGCAACGGAGCCGCTGGTTCTGACCGATGAGCAAAAGCATGTCTACAACAATATCAATGGCCGATTGCAGGAACAACGCCACGGGGTATTTTTGCTACATGGTGTCACAGGCAGCGGCAAGACGGAAGTCTACCTTCAAACCATTCAACAATGCATCGAGCAGGATCGGCAGGCCATCGTACTGGTCCCCGAGATTGCATTGACACCACAGATGGTGGAACGTTTTAAAGGGCGATTCGGCGACCAGGTTGCGGTCATGCACAGTCGTCTGTCCGGCGGTGAACGTTATGATGAATGGCGCAAAATTCGTGAGGGCCAGGTGAAGGTTGCGATTGGGGCGCGTTCAGCCGTATTTGCTCCATTCAGTCGGCTTGGGTTGATCATTATGGATGAGGAGCACGAGACTTCCTACAAACAGGAGGAAACGCCGAAATATCATGCCCGGGATGTAGCGGTTAAAAGAGCACAGCAGCATCAGGCCGTGGTTGTTCTGGGTTCAGCAACACCTTCGCTGGAAAGTTACTATGCGGCACGCTCGCAGAGTAACGATGATTTTGCACCACTCTTGCTGGAGATGCCAACACGTGCACTGGGTAACAAGCTGCCCGAGGTGCGAATTGTTGACATGCGCGAGGAGTTGAAGGATGGTAACCGCTCCATGTTCAGCAGGGCTTTGCACAAAGGGCTGGAGGAGCGCTTGGAGCGTGGTGAACAGACGGTGCTTCTGCTGAATCGCCGGGGATATTCGACCTTTGTCATGTGCCGCAGTTGTGGATATGTAGCAGGTTGTCCCGAATGTGATATTTCACTGACGTACCATCAGCGCTCCAATAATCTCCGTTGTCATTACTGTGGGTATGCGGAAGCCGCTCCGGAAGTGTGCCCGGATTGTGGAAGTGAGCATATTCGATACTTTGGTACAGGTACACAACGGGTCGAGGAAGAGCTTGCGAAGCTCTTTCCGGGTATTCGGGTCATACGGATGGATGTAGATACAACAACGGAAAAAGGGGCTCACGAGAAGCTACTGAAACAGTTTCGTGAGAAAAAGGCTGACGTATTGCTTGGCACCCAGATGGTTGCGAAGGGGCTCGATTTCCCTGATGTGACTCTGGTTGGCGTGATAACAGCGGATTCAGCATTGAATTTGCCTGATTTTCGTGCTGCCGAAAAAACGTTTCAGTTATTAACACAGGTAGCTGGCCGAGCTGGTCGGCACCAATTGCCTGGTGAGGTGTTTGTTCAGTCCTATACGCCGGAGCACTACTCTATTGGCCATGCGAGTAAGCATGACTATGTATCGTTTGTACGTGAGGAACTGCTGCATCGTCGTAATTTGCAATATCCGCCATACTGTCGCCTGATTCTGGTGACCTTTTCGCATGAGCAACTTCCGGTGTTGATTCGTCTTGCCGAGAACTACACGCGGATACTAAAAGAGAAGGCTAATGCGGCCGGATGGCTCGGCAGTCTGGATCGATTCAGTAATGAGGCCTTTGATGTATTAGGGCCGGTAGCGTCCCCGATTCCCCGGATCAAGAATAGATACAGATTCCAATGTATGATAAAATGGCGGGGGGATGTAGACGCCATAGGACTCGCTCTGGCAACAGCCCGACGCATGGACGATGATGTTCAGGCGCAAAAATTGCTTATTAGTCTGGATGTAGACCCGCAAATGTTAATGTAA
- the coaBC gene encoding bifunctional phosphopantothenoylcysteine decarboxylase/phosphopantothenate--cysteine ligase CoaBC: MLNGKKIVLGVTGGIAAYKAATLCSRLVQKGADVHVIMTASATQFITELTLQTLTRNTVYTDTFDEREPAVVSHIHLADLADLVLVAPATANVIAKMAHGMADDMLSTTLLATTAPVMIAPAMNVHMYDHPAVKHNMNLLVERGAMMIEPGEGLLACGYVGKGRLEEPESIVNVVERFFEQRESADRTRKEQASLLQGKKVVVTAGGTIERIDPVRYITNDSSGKMGFAIAAAARDLGANVKLVMGNTQAKPPENVELIPVQSAQDMYEAVTREWDDADIVVKAAAVADYRLKEVYTEKIKKKGDTLSLELVKNIDILETLGKQKTHQFLIGFAAETQSVEMYAREKLERKNCDLIVANDVTHTGAGFGTDTNAVHIYDREGLVEELPVMAKDDVAHRLLRIAAERIAGRN; the protein is encoded by the coding sequence ATGTTGAACGGTAAAAAAATCGTGCTTGGTGTGACAGGCGGCATAGCCGCATACAAAGCAGCAACATTATGCAGCAGACTGGTGCAAAAGGGTGCGGATGTTCATGTCATTATGACAGCTTCCGCTACACAGTTTATTACCGAATTAACGCTGCAAACGTTAACCCGAAACACCGTATATACCGATACATTTGATGAGCGTGAGCCAGCAGTCGTATCTCATATTCATCTGGCTGATCTGGCTGATCTTGTTCTGGTTGCCCCGGCTACCGCCAATGTGATTGCCAAGATGGCACATGGCATGGCCGATGATATGCTCTCAACAACGCTGCTTGCCACGACAGCTCCTGTCATGATTGCTCCAGCGATGAATGTACATATGTATGATCATCCAGCGGTAAAGCATAATATGAACCTGCTTGTTGAACGGGGCGCCATGATGATTGAACCGGGTGAAGGTCTGCTTGCGTGTGGATATGTAGGCAAGGGCCGTCTGGAAGAGCCGGAGAGCATTGTGAATGTGGTGGAACGTTTCTTTGAACAGCGCGAGTCCGCAGACCGTACAAGGAAAGAACAAGCTTCACTATTACAAGGCAAGAAGGTAGTTGTTACGGCTGGAGGTACGATTGAGCGAATTGACCCCGTACGATACATTACGAATGATTCGTCTGGCAAGATGGGATTTGCCATCGCTGCAGCTGCGCGTGATCTGGGGGCCAACGTGAAATTGGTCATGGGCAATACACAAGCCAAGCCGCCAGAGAACGTAGAGTTGATCCCTGTGCAGTCAGCACAGGATATGTATGAAGCCGTAACACGCGAGTGGGACGATGCTGATATCGTGGTTAAGGCGGCGGCTGTTGCCGATTATCGCCTTAAGGAAGTTTACACCGAGAAGATCAAGAAGAAAGGCGACACGTTGTCGCTCGAACTTGTTAAAAATATAGATATTCTTGAAACGCTGGGCAAACAGAAAACCCATCAGTTTTTGATTGGTTTTGCTGCGGAGACTCAGTCCGTTGAGATGTATGCACGTGAGAAATTGGAACGGAAAAACTGTGATCTGATCGTAGCCAATGACGTAACCCACACGGGTGCAGGATTTGGAACAGACACCAACGCGGTACATATCTATGACCGGGAAGGTTTGGTGGAGGAGCTACCAGTGATGGCCAAGGACGATGTGGCTCATCGGTTGCTCCGGATTGCGGCGGAGCGCATTGCCGGGAGGAATTAG
- the rpoZ gene encoding DNA-directed RNA polymerase subunit omega, translating into MLYPSIDEMMNKVDSKYSLVVAASRRARQLREGEKTDLRGARSHKQVGVALEEIYGDLLVVIKGQDEEEE; encoded by the coding sequence ATGCTGTATCCTTCTATTGATGAAATGATGAACAAAGTCGACAGCAAGTATTCCCTTGTTGTTGCTGCTTCCCGCCGGGCTAGACAGCTACGTGAAGGTGAAAAAACGGATTTAAGAGGTGCGAGATCCCATAAACAAGTTGGCGTTGCACTGGAAGAAATCTATGGAGACCTGCTCGTTGTCATCAAAGGACAGGACGAAGAAGAAGAGTAA